Proteins co-encoded in one Gemmatimonas aurantiaca genomic window:
- a CDS encoding sulfite exporter TauE/SafE family protein, whose amino-acid sequence MIFLLIGIGLGAGILSGVFGIGGGIVIVPALIYLAGMSPQHAAGTSLAALVLPVGAAIGAMTYYRNGHLHIREALFIAFGMAIGAYLGAFISNHIDAETLRKAFAVLLVFTAVKLWLG is encoded by the coding sequence ATGATCTTCCTCCTCATCGGTATTGGACTTGGCGCCGGGATTCTCTCGGGGGTGTTCGGAATCGGCGGCGGCATCGTCATCGTGCCGGCCCTGATCTACCTCGCCGGAATGTCGCCCCAGCACGCCGCCGGCACTTCACTCGCGGCCCTTGTGCTCCCCGTCGGCGCGGCGATCGGCGCGATGACCTACTACCGCAACGGCCATCTGCACATTCGCGAGGCCCTGTTCATCGCGTTCGGCATGGCCATCGGCGCTTACCTCGGCGCGTTCATTTCCAACCACATAGACGCGGAAACGCTGCGCAAGGCATTCGCGGTACTTCTGGTTTTCACGGCGGTCAAGCTCTGGCTTGGGTGA
- a CDS encoding M42 family metallopeptidase, with protein MLSDSSIVFLKRLLDTPGPSGFEGAPARVWRTEAATFTTAIRADVIGNSYATVEGSGGANAPTILLAGHIDEIGVIITHIDDNGYVYFEPIGGWDPQVLVAQRMRFLGRNGEVFGVIGKKAIHLMKPEEREKASKITDLWVDIGVKNKAEALELLQVGDAGVIDSRAMDMPNHRIVSRSIDDRIGAFVVLEALRRYAENPGHARVVAAATAQEEIGYTGGGARVAAHSQEATMAIAVDVTFATDHPGVKKEEIGEHNIGGGPVLTRGSVVSPVVYRLLADTAQRLEMPFSIHAAGRFTSTDADAMQLARSGVATGLVSIPNRYMHSPNEMVSLEDLDRAATLIAETCRAVTSTTDFTDR; from the coding sequence ATGCTCTCCGACTCCTCCATCGTCTTTCTGAAGCGCCTGCTCGACACGCCCGGCCCGTCGGGCTTCGAGGGCGCGCCGGCGCGCGTCTGGCGCACTGAAGCGGCCACGTTCACGACCGCCATCCGCGCCGATGTCATCGGCAACTCCTACGCCACCGTCGAAGGCAGCGGGGGCGCGAACGCTCCCACGATCCTGCTGGCCGGTCATATCGACGAAATCGGTGTGATCATCACGCACATCGACGACAACGGCTACGTCTATTTCGAACCCATCGGCGGATGGGATCCGCAGGTGCTGGTGGCGCAGCGCATGCGCTTCCTGGGCCGCAACGGCGAGGTGTTCGGGGTGATCGGCAAGAAGGCCATCCACCTCATGAAGCCGGAAGAGCGCGAGAAGGCCTCGAAGATCACCGATCTGTGGGTCGACATCGGTGTGAAGAACAAAGCCGAGGCGCTGGAGCTGCTGCAGGTGGGCGACGCGGGCGTGATCGATTCACGCGCCATGGACATGCCCAATCATCGCATCGTGTCGCGCAGCATCGACGATCGGATCGGTGCGTTCGTCGTGCTCGAAGCTCTGCGTCGCTACGCGGAAAACCCCGGTCATGCCCGCGTGGTGGCCGCGGCCACGGCGCAGGAGGAGATCGGCTACACCGGCGGCGGCGCGCGGGTGGCCGCGCACTCGCAGGAAGCCACGATGGCGATCGCGGTGGACGTGACGTTCGCCACCGATCATCCGGGCGTGAAGAAAGAAGAGATCGGCGAACACAACATCGGCGGTGGTCCGGTACTCACGCGTGGGTCGGTGGTGTCGCCGGTGGTATACCGTCTGCTGGCCGACACGGCGCAACGCCTGGAGATGCCGTTCTCCATTCATGCGGCCGGACGGTTCACCAGCACCGATGCCGACGCCATGCAACTCGCACGTAGTGGTGTGGCCACGGGACTGGTGTCCATCCCGAATCGCTACATGCACTCGCCGAACGAGATGGTGTCGCTGGAAGACCTCGACCGCGCCGCGACGCTCATCGCGGAAACATGCCGGGCGGTGACCAGCACGACCGATTTCACCGACCGATAA
- a CDS encoding HEAT repeat domain-containing protein, producing MPSLGYRRSTPSSSSAESGAFRVVPDGRAARGAVRALALLVDRIVTLGMAGAGDALERAAVRDALRSLAARIREGAMLCRIVDGQFVLAGEPVDPGLTRDDPLLASLLQRGIALGIGGITVRQGAAPGELFTLASMLASSPRSREAPPFSSDTPTTMSSITGTGGGSGLAGAESASRELLRSWSVLVTPADVASEYRLETPAEGIAAINATLPEGMTSSVAATALTRLTAAHGDDAANHAVDQLVQVLDDAEYRGDAHVVEGIARACVAQVHAVGTGGTRLALERLLRRLQHRRTLELIGERLPHVPDRLILLELFARAGEIAVEILVNQLMRVQDAPARRAYFDSIVSLDLGATLLFELVRDPRWYVVRNAVALLGEMGVEYADTAMLPLVTHEDDRIRIAVARALIRLGSAKALAGLHGLIDDRNAEVRRIAAASYGLTSSASGSVRPPAARLAMALERETDEDVALEMLASLGRLGSADAVQRLLRIALPPQQPQDGSERPAPRESYLRVAAIESLLRARGQAVVPALESLRNDPDPDVAAAVAAALATSARRPEGWG from the coding sequence TTGCCTTCCCTCGGCTATCGTCGCTCCACGCCTTCCTCTTCGTCCGCCGAGTCCGGCGCGTTTCGGGTCGTGCCCGATGGGCGCGCGGCGCGGGGGGCGGTGCGGGCGTTGGCGTTGCTCGTCGATCGCATCGTGACGCTGGGGATGGCCGGTGCGGGGGATGCGCTCGAACGCGCGGCGGTGCGGGATGCGCTGCGGTCGCTGGCCGCGCGTATTCGCGAAGGGGCGATGCTGTGTCGCATTGTCGACGGGCAGTTCGTGCTGGCCGGTGAACCGGTGGACCCGGGACTCACGCGTGACGATCCCTTGCTGGCCTCGCTGCTGCAGCGGGGGATCGCCCTGGGTATAGGGGGGATCACCGTGCGGCAGGGCGCGGCACCGGGGGAGCTGTTCACACTGGCGTCCATGCTCGCCTCCTCGCCGCGCAGCCGGGAAGCGCCGCCGTTTTCCAGTGATACGCCCACCACGATGAGCAGCATCACCGGCACCGGCGGAGGCAGTGGCCTCGCCGGTGCCGAATCCGCGTCGCGCGAGTTGTTGCGCTCGTGGAGCGTGCTGGTGACACCCGCCGACGTGGCGTCGGAATACCGACTCGAAACACCGGCCGAGGGGATCGCCGCCATCAATGCCACCCTGCCCGAGGGGATGACCTCGTCGGTGGCGGCGACGGCGCTCACCAGGCTGACCGCGGCGCATGGGGATGACGCCGCTAATCATGCCGTCGATCAGCTCGTGCAGGTGCTCGATGACGCCGAGTACCGGGGCGATGCGCATGTGGTGGAGGGCATCGCGCGCGCGTGTGTCGCGCAGGTGCATGCGGTGGGAACCGGCGGGACCCGGCTCGCGCTGGAGCGACTGCTGCGTCGTCTGCAGCATCGACGCACGCTCGAACTGATCGGCGAACGGTTGCCGCATGTGCCCGATCGACTGATCCTGCTGGAGCTGTTCGCGCGCGCCGGCGAGATCGCCGTCGAGATTCTCGTCAATCAGCTCATGCGCGTCCAGGACGCTCCCGCCCGCCGCGCCTATTTCGACAGTATCGTCTCGCTCGACCTCGGCGCCACCTTGCTCTTCGAACTCGTACGCGATCCACGCTGGTATGTGGTGCGCAACGCGGTGGCCCTGCTCGGCGAGATGGGCGTGGAATACGCCGACACAGCGATGTTGCCGCTCGTCACGCACGAAGACGATCGCATTCGCATCGCCGTGGCCCGTGCCCTCATCCGGCTGGGCAGCGCCAAGGCACTGGCCGGACTGCACGGACTGATCGACGATCGTAACGCCGAAGTGCGCCGCATCGCCGCCGCATCGTACGGACTCACATCCAGCGCCAGCGGCAGTGTGCGTCCGCCCGCGGCGCGGCTGGCCATGGCCCTCGAACGCGAAACCGACGAAGACGTCGCGCTCGAAATGCTGGCTTCATTGGGGCGACTCGGATCCGCCGACGCGGTGCAGCGTCTGCTGCGTATTGCGCTGCCCCCGCAGCAACCCCAGGACGGCAGTGAACGACCTGCGCCCAGGGAGTCCTATCTTCGCGTGGCCGCGATCGAATCGCTGCTGCGCGCCCGCGGACAGGCCGTGGTGCCCGCGCTGGAGAGTCTGCGCAATGATCCCGATCCGGACGTCGCTGCGGCCGTGGCGGCCGCGCTGGCCACGTCGGCACGACGCCCGGAAGGGTGGGGATGA
- a CDS encoding alpha/beta hydrolase has product MPFSPSTSLFYRVDGPSSAPPLLLLHGGPGAHHDYLYPQMLELAKDYRVYTYDQRGGGQSKTDDPTPITWETQVGDLGKLVHEFGLVPPTLVGYSWGALLAMLYAIRSTSDASLPAPARMVLISPAPITRSWRNEFEETLAARGRGEVIQGMRAELAASGLRERDPEAYRQRSFELSVAGYFHDPARATALTPFRVTGKVQQSIWNSLGDFDLREALCAVHCPVLVVHGNSDPIPLASAQAAAECLGAEFVVLDACGHVPYVEQPEALFAALRTFLAKTTPQTSR; this is encoded by the coding sequence ATGCCTTTCTCCCCTTCCACTTCCCTCTTCTACCGCGTCGACGGCCCCTCCTCCGCTCCGCCGTTACTGCTGCTGCACGGCGGCCCCGGGGCGCATCACGACTATCTGTATCCGCAGATGCTGGAGCTGGCCAAGGACTATCGTGTCTACACGTACGACCAGCGCGGAGGCGGACAGTCGAAGACCGACGATCCGACGCCCATCACGTGGGAAACCCAGGTCGGGGATCTGGGGAAACTCGTCCACGAATTCGGGCTCGTCCCCCCTACCCTCGTGGGATACTCCTGGGGCGCGCTGCTGGCCATGCTCTACGCCATCCGCAGCACGTCGGACGCATCACTGCCGGCACCGGCGCGCATGGTGCTCATCTCTCCGGCCCCCATCACGCGGAGCTGGCGGAACGAGTTCGAGGAAACCCTCGCCGCGCGAGGGCGGGGGGAGGTGATCCAGGGCATGCGCGCCGAACTGGCGGCGTCGGGACTGCGCGAACGCGATCCGGAGGCGTACCGGCAACGCAGTTTCGAGCTGAGTGTGGCGGGATATTTCCACGATCCCGCGCGGGCCACGGCGCTCACCCCGTTCCGCGTCACCGGCAAAGTCCAGCAGTCCATCTGGAACAGCCTGGGCGACTTCGATTTGCGCGAGGCGCTTTGTGCCGTCCATTGCCCCGTGCTCGTCGTTCACGGGAATTCGGATCCCATTCCCCTCGCCTCCGCCCAGGCGGCCGCGGAGTGTCTGGGCGCCGAATTCGTGGTCCTCGACGCCTGTGGTCATGTGCCGTACGTCGAGCAGCCGGAAGCCCTGTTCGCGGCGCTGCGAACCTTCCTGGCGAAGACCACGCCGCAGACCTCGAGATAG